From Thalassoglobus sp. JC818, one genomic window encodes:
- a CDS encoding sulfurtransferase, with protein sequence MTISTSHNSSAIDDHASEAAVVNIAAYRFVTLDDLERRRAELKQLCERESLKGTILLTPEGINLFIAGSRAGIDHLLNFLKGQPEFADLEVKESLSEDQPFERMLVKIKEEIIAFGVDGIDPRKRTSAKLPPKQLKEWLDAGKEVLLLDTRNDYEVRVGTFEKAVPIGVNHFRDFPTAVENLPEETRDIPIVMFCTGGIRCEKAGPFMEQAGFREIYQLDGGILKYFEDCGGDHYQGECFVFDKRVALDPNLKETDTTQCYACLAPLTPEDQKSPQYDPPHTCPHCFESPESIAQRQRDERILKLKEVVSPLPGSVPYDNFRPMNVPQQFDGQTLLEFLTGQHPHYGEEAWIETCNAGRIRYRGRPMATDTIVRAGYQLAHFQPAMTEPDVNADIEILHEDEDIVVVHKPAPLPIHPSGRFHRNTLEWILNEAFHPLKLRPAHRLDANTTGVVVFGKTRSVSRELQPQFEEGTVKKTYLARVLRPAEDWQQLTCEAAISRETTECGGREIDEENGLRAVTHLTRLADFEDGTTLLEVVPETGRTNQIRVHLWHLGCPIMGDPLYLPNSKLGSTQTIPVGDQMCLHASELAFTHPTLKAPVSFVAPRPEWAEPAFTF encoded by the coding sequence GTGACGATTTCCACCTCTCACAACTCTTCCGCAATCGATGATCACGCTTCCGAAGCGGCGGTTGTCAATATCGCTGCCTATCGTTTTGTTACTCTCGACGATCTGGAACGTCGTCGCGCGGAATTGAAACAACTGTGTGAACGGGAATCGCTCAAGGGAACGATCCTGTTGACTCCTGAAGGAATCAATCTTTTCATCGCTGGAAGCCGCGCAGGGATTGATCACCTGCTCAATTTTTTGAAGGGCCAACCAGAGTTCGCCGACCTTGAGGTGAAAGAAAGTTTGAGCGAGGATCAGCCGTTTGAGCGGATGCTCGTGAAAATCAAAGAAGAGATCATCGCTTTCGGAGTGGATGGAATCGACCCTCGCAAACGAACATCCGCGAAGCTTCCACCGAAGCAGCTCAAAGAATGGCTCGATGCAGGCAAAGAGGTTCTACTTCTCGATACGCGAAACGACTACGAAGTTCGTGTCGGAACATTCGAGAAGGCTGTCCCCATCGGAGTGAACCATTTTCGCGACTTCCCGACCGCCGTCGAAAACCTGCCCGAAGAGACTCGCGACATCCCGATTGTCATGTTCTGCACCGGCGGCATTCGGTGTGAGAAAGCGGGTCCATTCATGGAACAAGCTGGGTTTCGCGAGATCTACCAGCTTGACGGCGGGATCCTGAAGTACTTCGAAGACTGTGGCGGGGACCACTATCAGGGTGAGTGCTTCGTCTTCGATAAGCGAGTCGCCCTCGATCCGAATCTAAAGGAAACGGACACGACGCAATGCTACGCATGTCTGGCACCGCTGACTCCGGAAGATCAAAAGTCCCCGCAGTATGATCCTCCGCACACCTGCCCGCACTGTTTTGAGTCCCCGGAATCAATTGCCCAGCGACAACGTGATGAACGTATTCTCAAGCTGAAGGAAGTTGTTTCCCCACTTCCCGGAAGTGTGCCGTACGACAACTTCCGCCCGATGAACGTCCCTCAACAGTTCGACGGCCAGACTCTTCTTGAGTTCTTGACCGGGCAGCATCCACACTACGGTGAAGAAGCCTGGATTGAGACCTGCAACGCCGGGCGAATTCGCTATCGTGGTCGCCCCATGGCTACGGACACCATCGTCCGTGCGGGATACCAGTTGGCCCACTTTCAACCAGCGATGACCGAACCTGACGTCAACGCTGACATTGAGATCCTTCATGAAGATGAAGACATCGTCGTCGTCCACAAACCTGCTCCGCTTCCCATTCATCCGTCCGGTCGATTCCATCGCAACACACTCGAGTGGATTCTGAATGAAGCATTCCACCCATTGAAGCTTCGCCCAGCTCATCGACTCGACGCCAATACAACCGGTGTTGTGGTCTTTGGGAAGACGCGATCTGTCTCGCGGGAGCTTCAACCACAATTCGAAGAAGGCACTGTCAAAAAAACGTATCTTGCGAGAGTCCTTCGCCCTGCTGAAGACTGGCAACAATTGACCTGCGAAGCAGCGATCAGTCGGGAAACGACGGAATGCGGCGGTCGTGAAATTGATGAAGAAAACGGCCTTCGAGCTGTCACGCACCTCACCCGCCTCGCGGACTTCGAAGATGGAACAACGCTCCTCGAGGTCGTTCCCGAAACAGGTCGAACGAATCAGATTCGTGTTCACCTGTGGCACCTCGGTTGTCCAATCATGGGAGACCCTCTGTATCTCCCCAACTCTAAACTGGGCTCAACACAGACCATTCCGGTTGGAGACCAGATGTGCTTACATGCTTCTGAACTTGCGTTCACGCATCCCACGTTGAAAGCCCCTGTCTCTTTCGTGGCACCCCGTCCGGAATGGGCCGAACCGGCGTTTACCTTCTGA
- a CDS encoding sigma-54 dependent transcriptional regulator, producing the protein MSGRGSLLVVDDDRSICEAMADYLRSLGHRTETALTCRSALDRIKEFNFHAVVCDVNLPDQDGFHLLEWVVANKPETSVILLTGYGTIESAVEAIRIGAFDYLTKPVIDDELNFSIQRALGQREIVEENKKLKEQLQVKFGPANIIGHDYKMAKMFDLIESVADTRTTVLILGENGTGKTMTARAIHQLSARRDQPFVEVACGALPDSLLESELFGHVQGAFTGASHDKEGKFLQADGGTLFLDEIGTASPSLQVKLLRVLQDREFEAVGGTKTHKVDVRLILATNENLEERVRTGEFRQDLYYRINVISVTQPPLRERIGDIPLLVDHYVKEFNTQTNKAIKGIEESAVQLLQRYQWPGNVRELVNVVERAIVLAKSDTITVADLPEHLRQGHFEVQQGANRLAGSNDLKSALANPERQIIIEALEQNGWNRQETAKLLGINRTTLYKKMKKYKITYEDHAQILS; encoded by the coding sequence ATGAGTGGCAGAGGCTCGTTACTCGTAGTCGATGATGATCGATCAATTTGCGAAGCTATGGCTGACTACCTGCGGAGTCTCGGTCACCGGACAGAGACTGCGCTGACCTGCCGCTCCGCGCTCGATCGCATCAAGGAATTTAATTTTCACGCCGTTGTTTGCGACGTCAACCTCCCCGACCAGGATGGATTCCATCTGCTCGAATGGGTTGTCGCGAATAAACCGGAAACGTCGGTGATTCTCCTCACTGGCTACGGGACAATCGAAAGCGCAGTGGAAGCCATCCGCATCGGCGCCTTCGACTATCTCACCAAACCGGTCATCGACGACGAGCTAAACTTCTCAATTCAAAGAGCACTCGGCCAACGAGAAATCGTCGAAGAAAACAAAAAGCTGAAAGAACAGCTGCAGGTCAAATTCGGGCCAGCCAACATCATTGGTCACGACTACAAGATGGCCAAGATGTTCGATCTCATTGAAAGCGTCGCTGACACACGCACAACCGTTTTGATTCTCGGTGAGAACGGAACCGGGAAGACAATGACAGCCCGGGCGATCCACCAGCTCAGTGCCCGTCGTGATCAACCATTCGTCGAGGTCGCCTGCGGTGCGCTTCCCGATTCTCTCCTCGAAAGCGAACTCTTCGGCCACGTTCAAGGCGCATTCACCGGTGCCAGCCACGACAAAGAAGGAAAGTTCCTTCAGGCGGATGGCGGAACGCTCTTCCTCGACGAAATCGGAACCGCTTCTCCCAGCTTACAGGTGAAATTACTGCGAGTTCTTCAGGACCGGGAATTCGAAGCTGTGGGCGGAACGAAAACACATAAAGTCGACGTTCGTCTCATTCTGGCCACCAACGAAAACCTCGAAGAACGTGTCCGCACGGGAGAGTTCCGCCAGGATCTCTACTACCGAATCAACGTCATCTCCGTAACGCAGCCTCCGCTCCGCGAGCGAATCGGCGATATCCCGCTGCTGGTCGATCACTACGTCAAAGAGTTCAACACGCAAACCAACAAAGCGATCAAGGGGATCGAGGAATCGGCCGTTCAGCTTTTACAAAGATACCAGTGGCCGGGAAATGTGCGTGAACTCGTCAACGTTGTCGAGCGGGCAATCGTTCTCGCCAAGTCAGACACGATCACAGTCGCTGACCTGCCTGAACATCTTCGTCAGGGACATTTCGAAGTCCAGCAGGGGGCCAATCGCCTCGCTGGCAGCAACGATCTGAAGTCTGCTCTGGCTAATCCTGAACGCCAAATCATCATCGAAGCGCTCGAGCAGAATGGTTGGAACCGACAGGAAACCGCCAAACTGCTCGGAATCAACCGCACCACGCTTTATAAGAAGATGAAGAAGTACAAAATCACTTACGAAGATCACGCACAGATCCTCTCGTAA
- the ftsH gene encoding ATP-dependent zinc metalloprotease FtsH — protein sequence MTDSPEQNTPPRGDGSGSGKATQRGRSSFPYYMLIFLFLLLIAWGWQAISASQRTEVSYSFFLSQLDAGNVKSASVRGLKVEGRWKNLKDAQEELKSTYEKLNEGVSEKSQQLKAPELADAFSTDVPPQENDELLRRMEKSGVEFGSENEDFTILLMQSLIYLLPFALLMGFLFFAMRRSSDPMGSGGMFGNFAKSQAKRYRPSEQQTTFDDVAGMEHAKQELQEVVEFLKEPAKFQRLGAEIPKGVLLMGPPGTGKTLVARAVAGEAGVPFYSINGSEFIQMFVGVGASRVRDMFRTAQENAPCILFIDEIDAVGRMRGAGVGGGHDEREQTLNQILSEMDGFESSAAVIVIAATNRPDVLDRALLRPGRFDRHVTIDRPSRDGRVGILKVHAAKIKLADDVDLQDVANGTIGFSGAELKNLVNEAALIAVREGKNAVDSEDFDAARDKITMGVPREEKMTQKERRMTAYHEAGHAILGWLLPEVDPVHKVTIVPRGRALGVTQFIPEEERMHMGELRLRQELAVYLGGRAAEKLVFDEYGAGAESDLKRASDVARRMVSAWGMSDKIGPVAYRDGEEHPFLGKEMHEQRKYSDQTAFLIDQEMREILIEAQEFATKTLVENRAALDEISEKLLDQEIVSRNEIEKILGPRIEREDNAVSNPSSNGDGQSTDE from the coding sequence ATGACGGATTCTCCGGAACAGAATACACCTCCTCGTGGCGATGGCAGTGGTTCAGGGAAGGCCACGCAACGCGGCCGGAGCAGTTTTCCCTATTACATGCTCATTTTCCTGTTCCTTCTGCTGATTGCATGGGGCTGGCAGGCCATTAGTGCCTCTCAACGGACGGAAGTCAGCTACTCGTTCTTCCTCAGCCAACTCGATGCCGGAAACGTCAAGTCAGCTTCGGTCAGAGGCTTGAAGGTCGAAGGCCGCTGGAAAAACCTAAAAGATGCTCAGGAAGAGCTGAAGTCCACCTATGAAAAGCTCAACGAAGGGGTCTCTGAAAAGTCGCAACAGCTGAAAGCCCCTGAACTTGCGGATGCATTCTCAACAGATGTACCTCCGCAAGAAAACGATGAACTGCTCCGTCGCATGGAGAAATCGGGCGTCGAATTTGGATCGGAAAATGAAGACTTCACGATCCTGTTGATGCAGTCCCTGATTTACCTTCTTCCATTCGCACTGCTCATGGGATTCCTCTTCTTCGCCATGCGACGGTCGAGCGACCCCATGGGCTCAGGAGGAATGTTCGGCAACTTCGCTAAGAGTCAGGCCAAGCGTTATCGTCCCAGCGAACAGCAAACCACATTCGATGATGTGGCAGGAATGGAACATGCCAAACAGGAACTCCAGGAGGTCGTCGAGTTCCTCAAAGAGCCCGCCAAGTTTCAACGGCTGGGAGCCGAAATTCCCAAAGGTGTGCTGCTGATGGGACCTCCCGGAACCGGAAAAACTCTCGTCGCGCGAGCAGTCGCCGGCGAAGCAGGTGTCCCGTTCTACAGCATCAACGGTTCCGAGTTCATCCAGATGTTTGTCGGAGTCGGAGCCAGTCGCGTTCGAGACATGTTCCGAACCGCGCAAGAAAACGCTCCCTGTATTCTCTTCATCGACGAGATTGACGCTGTCGGACGTATGCGCGGAGCCGGTGTCGGAGGCGGTCACGACGAGCGAGAACAGACACTCAACCAGATTCTCAGCGAGATGGACGGATTCGAATCGTCTGCTGCTGTGATTGTCATTGCGGCAACCAACCGCCCCGACGTCCTCGATCGCGCCCTGCTCCGTCCCGGACGTTTCGATCGACACGTCACGATCGATCGCCCCAGCCGCGATGGCCGCGTCGGAATTCTGAAAGTTCATGCTGCGAAGATCAAATTGGCAGACGATGTCGATCTCCAAGATGTCGCCAACGGGACGATTGGATTCTCAGGTGCCGAACTGAAGAACCTGGTCAACGAAGCTGCCCTGATCGCAGTCCGGGAAGGCAAGAATGCCGTCGATTCCGAAGACTTCGACGCTGCTCGCGATAAGATCACGATGGGTGTCCCACGGGAAGAAAAGATGACCCAGAAAGAGCGTCGCATGACCGCTTATCACGAAGCGGGCCACGCGATTCTGGGATGGCTTTTGCCAGAAGTCGATCCCGTCCACAAGGTCACCATCGTTCCCCGAGGTCGAGCATTGGGGGTTACGCAGTTCATTCCAGAAGAAGAACGCATGCACATGGGCGAGCTTCGCCTCCGGCAAGAACTGGCGGTTTACCTCGGCGGTCGGGCTGCCGAAAAACTCGTCTTCGACGAATACGGTGCTGGGGCGGAGAGCGACCTGAAGCGAGCCTCGGACGTCGCTCGTCGTATGGTGAGCGCATGGGGCATGAGCGACAAGATCGGCCCGGTCGCTTATCGTGATGGAGAAGAGCATCCATTCCTCGGTAAGGAAATGCACGAGCAGCGTAAGTACAGTGACCAGACAGCTTTTCTCATCGATCAGGAAATGCGAGAAATTCTCATTGAAGCTCAGGAGTTCGCCACAAAAACTCTCGTGGAAAACCGAGCAGCCCTCGACGAAATTTCCGAAAAGCTTCTCGATCAGGAAATCGTTTCACGCAACGAGATCGAAAAAATCCTCGGTCCACGAATCGAACGCGAAGACAACGCTGTCAGCAATCCATCCTCCAACGGAGATGGCCAATCGACTGACGAGTGA
- a CDS encoding peroxiredoxin family protein: MRLRLLLMLALLVCSQRLLGQETDSSVADESDDAKVLEGHSFHGEVFDEGPRQAAVLIPGTGNVDFPATCKSAEVQEFINQGVGQLHGFWYLESERSFRQAAAIDPDCAIAYWGMAMSNRDNRKRALGFIAEAVERKGNASDREKMYIDALAKFFEYDPKKEEETEDEESEEDAEKDDAAKEDADKEKQKEEEKKRRQTLVKDYEEILHRYPDDIEARAFLGLALYENRTKGIPISSYYAVDALLKSVLAANPLHPCHHFVIHLWDYEEPKLALDSAAKCGESAPAIAHMWHMPGHTYSRLHRYHDAVWQQEASARTDHAHMMRTQLLPDQIHNFAHNNEWLIRNLIFVGRSTDAVALAMNMIDLPRHPKYNTLKKSGSAKYGRMRLMQTLQSFHLWNQVLELQDSIYLEPTEIEEEQQKRNVLIGMAKFQTGDVLGGCDILTAFKQQLAAVENEQSEAGRKALEKAQQEEKSEKDQTKAADAAKRKFASQIRSLNTAIHTLAGCLHLSCEAFEDAHKELAKVSDFDKGWLAWIELRAGRTEKAIEAINKHVSSNQSETIPLAWQVRILWEAGKQTEAKEAFEKLREVSSDIEINGPIYSPLALIAKELGYDEDWRVEREIPEDFGSRPELASLGPFRWTPTNAKQFKLPDHKESLVSLSDHQGKPVVVIFYLGYGCLHCAEQLQAFAPMTEKFSEAGISLLAISSDSVENLLLSHENYGDEEFPFRLVSDEELEVFKAYRCFDDFEQQTLHGTFLIDEQGRIRWHDISYEPFMDAEFVLNESKRLLKNSPASKESDETPAVTQTAE, from the coding sequence ATGCGACTTCGCCTGCTCTTGATGCTTGCACTTCTAGTTTGCTCTCAACGTCTCCTCGGCCAGGAAACAGACTCCTCAGTCGCGGATGAATCTGATGACGCGAAAGTACTCGAAGGGCACTCCTTTCATGGAGAGGTCTTCGACGAAGGGCCCCGGCAAGCTGCCGTTTTGATTCCCGGAACAGGAAACGTCGACTTTCCTGCAACCTGCAAATCAGCCGAGGTGCAGGAATTTATCAATCAGGGAGTCGGCCAACTGCACGGGTTCTGGTACCTCGAATCGGAACGATCTTTCCGACAAGCTGCGGCAATTGATCCCGACTGCGCCATCGCTTATTGGGGGATGGCCATGTCGAACCGCGACAATCGAAAACGGGCGCTCGGTTTCATTGCGGAAGCTGTCGAACGCAAAGGAAATGCTTCTGACCGTGAAAAGATGTATATCGACGCACTCGCGAAGTTCTTCGAATACGACCCGAAAAAAGAGGAAGAGACTGAGGATGAAGAGTCGGAAGAAGACGCCGAAAAAGATGATGCTGCAAAAGAGGATGCCGACAAGGAAAAGCAGAAAGAAGAAGAGAAGAAGCGGCGGCAAACTCTCGTCAAAGACTACGAAGAGATTTTACATCGGTATCCCGACGATATCGAAGCCCGTGCTTTCCTCGGTCTGGCACTGTACGAGAATCGAACGAAGGGCATCCCAATCAGCAGCTACTATGCAGTCGACGCGCTGCTGAAGTCAGTTCTCGCTGCCAATCCGCTTCATCCCTGCCATCACTTCGTCATTCACTTGTGGGATTATGAAGAGCCAAAGCTGGCTCTGGATTCTGCTGCGAAGTGTGGCGAATCGGCGCCAGCGATTGCTCATATGTGGCACATGCCAGGGCACACTTATTCACGGCTGCATCGCTACCATGATGCTGTCTGGCAGCAGGAGGCATCTGCTCGTACTGATCATGCTCACATGATGCGAACTCAACTGCTTCCCGATCAGATTCACAACTTCGCTCACAACAATGAGTGGTTGATTCGAAATCTAATCTTCGTTGGTCGGTCGACGGATGCAGTCGCTTTGGCCATGAACATGATCGATCTCCCGCGACACCCGAAGTACAACACGCTGAAAAAATCGGGCAGTGCGAAGTACGGGCGAATGCGATTGATGCAGACGCTGCAATCGTTCCATCTCTGGAATCAGGTGCTCGAGTTGCAGGACAGCATCTACCTCGAGCCAACAGAGATTGAAGAAGAGCAGCAGAAACGCAACGTGCTGATCGGTATGGCCAAGTTTCAAACAGGCGATGTGCTTGGCGGATGTGACATCCTGACGGCGTTCAAGCAGCAACTCGCGGCAGTCGAAAATGAACAATCCGAAGCTGGGCGAAAGGCTCTTGAGAAAGCTCAGCAGGAAGAGAAATCTGAAAAAGATCAAACCAAGGCGGCGGATGCTGCGAAGAGAAAATTCGCCTCACAGATTCGAAGTCTGAACACGGCGATTCACACACTCGCTGGATGTTTGCACTTGAGTTGCGAAGCCTTTGAAGATGCTCACAAAGAGCTTGCAAAGGTTTCGGACTTCGATAAGGGCTGGCTGGCGTGGATTGAACTGAGAGCAGGTCGCACCGAGAAGGCGATCGAAGCGATCAACAAACATGTTTCTTCAAACCAAAGTGAGACAATTCCGCTGGCGTGGCAGGTGCGAATCTTGTGGGAGGCGGGAAAGCAAACTGAAGCGAAAGAGGCGTTCGAGAAGCTGAGAGAGGTTTCGTCTGACATCGAGATCAACGGCCCGATTTACAGCCCGCTTGCATTGATTGCCAAGGAGCTGGGCTACGACGAGGACTGGAGAGTGGAACGAGAAATCCCGGAAGACTTCGGATCTCGTCCGGAACTTGCCAGCCTGGGTCCGTTTCGATGGACGCCGACCAATGCCAAGCAATTCAAACTTCCCGATCACAAGGAGTCGCTGGTTTCGTTGAGTGACCATCAGGGAAAACCGGTTGTCGTGATCTTCTATCTGGGCTACGGATGCCTGCACTGCGCCGAACAGCTTCAAGCGTTCGCACCCATGACAGAGAAATTTTCAGAGGCGGGGATTTCGCTGCTCGCAATCAGTTCAGACAGCGTCGAAAACCTCTTGTTGTCGCACGAAAACTACGGGGATGAAGAGTTCCCGTTCCGACTGGTTTCGGATGAGGAACTGGAAGTTTTCAAAGCCTACCGCTGCTTCGATGACTTCGAACAGCAGACTCTGCACGGAACGTTTCTCATCGATGAACAGGGCCGAATCCGCTGGCACGACATCAGCTATGAACCGTTTATGGATGCGGAGTTCGTTCTCAACGAAAGCAAGCGATTGCTGAAGAACTCACCAGCCTCAAAGGAATCGGATGAGACTCCAGCGGTGACGCAGACTGCTGAGTAA
- a CDS encoding HNH endonuclease, whose amino-acid sequence MVSQALDSPAQSSRVPSTSGGNSSVGVPPAMQAAVLALNRNFAAIQVISVKRAFCLLFKELAEVIHVEDGQYLTYNFDGWREMSELKSALGEKKEHEDWIRAVNFEIQVPRVIRLTTYDRVPRNAVKFNRRNIFLRDGHRCQYCGNRYSSPRLSLDHVIPKSRGGPETWENIVCACLKCNVDKGGRTPQEAGMRLLQQPIKPKRSPLLNRQLNQPKYESWRHFIHQVGE is encoded by the coding sequence ATGGTATCCCAGGCACTCGATTCTCCCGCACAGTCTTCCCGAGTTCCTTCCACCTCCGGAGGGAACTCGTCGGTCGGCGTCCCGCCAGCGATGCAGGCGGCCGTTCTTGCTTTGAACCGAAACTTTGCTGCGATTCAAGTCATCTCCGTCAAACGAGCTTTCTGCCTGCTGTTCAAAGAACTGGCCGAAGTGATTCACGTCGAAGATGGTCAGTACCTGACCTACAACTTTGACGGATGGCGTGAGATGAGCGAATTGAAGTCCGCGCTTGGCGAAAAGAAAGAGCACGAAGACTGGATTCGTGCTGTCAATTTCGAAATTCAAGTGCCACGCGTGATTCGATTGACCACCTACGATCGAGTTCCACGCAATGCTGTGAAGTTCAATCGACGCAACATTTTTCTCCGCGACGGACACCGCTGCCAGTACTGTGGCAACCGCTACAGCTCTCCGCGGCTGAGTCTGGATCACGTCATTCCCAAAAGCCGAGGTGGCCCGGAAACCTGGGAGAATATCGTCTGTGCTTGTTTGAAGTGCAATGTCGATAAGGGTGGGCGGACTCCGCAGGAAGCTGGAATGCGATTGCTTCAGCAGCCGATCAAACCGAAGAGAAGTCCTCTCTTGAACCGGCAGTTGAATCAGCCGAAGTATGAAAGCTGGCGACACTTCATTCATCAGGTCGGTGAATAA
- a CDS encoding SGNH/GDSL hydrolase family protein, which produces MTLLTTPGFAQKKKAPNPAFAEVTDDPNLPRVLLIGDSISIGYTVGVRENLAGEANVHRIPVNGGPTTRGLESIDEWLGDSEWDVIHFNWGLHDLKYINDKGQLVSPSTGKQQVPIDEYERNLSKLVDRLKETGATLIWRNTTPVPEGSQGRTPGDEVIYNTVAAKIMEKHGIPTDDQYAFVKPQMDELMLKANVHFTKEGYAALAKQAAKSIRQKLPKSEK; this is translated from the coding sequence ATGACCTTGTTGACCACGCCTGGGTTCGCGCAGAAGAAAAAGGCTCCCAACCCAGCATTTGCAGAAGTCACCGACGATCCCAATCTTCCGCGCGTCTTGCTGATCGGTGATTCCATTTCCATCGGCTACACCGTAGGTGTTCGAGAGAATCTTGCAGGCGAAGCGAACGTTCATCGAATTCCAGTCAACGGCGGCCCGACGACTCGCGGTCTCGAAAGTATTGACGAGTGGCTCGGTGATTCTGAATGGGATGTGATTCACTTCAACTGGGGTCTTCACGATCTCAAATACATCAACGACAAAGGGCAACTCGTTTCGCCATCCACCGGAAAGCAACAAGTTCCCATCGACGAGTACGAACGGAACCTGTCAAAACTGGTCGACCGCCTCAAAGAAACCGGCGCAACCCTCATTTGGAGAAATACAACTCCCGTTCCTGAAGGTTCGCAAGGCCGTACTCCGGGAGACGAAGTGATCTACAACACCGTCGCTGCCAAAATTATGGAGAAGCACGGAATCCCAACCGACGATCAATACGCCTTCGTCAAACCGCAGATGGACGAACTGATGCTGAAAGCGAACGTTCACTTCACGAAAGAGGGATACGCTGCCCTAGCGAAACAGGCCGCTAAGAGCATTCGCCAGAAGCTTCCCAAGTCAGAGAAATGA
- a CDS encoding PIG-L family deacetylase yields MSTQSSPFRVLAIHAHPDDVEILCAGTLALLKDRGCHISIITMTAGDKGSAELGAEEISNVRLNEAANSAELLGADYHCLKFFDLCIDNDDAARKRVTEGLRLTRPDLVITAPPVDYMTDHEMTSKLVRDACFAASVPNYSTEQWDPAPPTSRIPYLYYVDPIEGVDWFGNPVPRDFVIDVSSTMERKIDMLACHASQRDWLRQQHGMDEYLDSCRRWSAKRGEEIGVAYGEGFRQHVGHPYPHDNKLLELLSS; encoded by the coding sequence ATGTCCACTCAATCCTCACCATTCCGCGTCCTCGCGATTCACGCACATCCCGATGATGTCGAAATCCTATGTGCTGGCACTCTCGCTCTTTTGAAAGATCGTGGCTGTCACATTTCGATCATCACGATGACCGCCGGAGACAAAGGGAGCGCTGAACTCGGTGCTGAAGAAATCTCGAACGTCAGACTGAACGAGGCAGCCAACTCGGCAGAACTGCTTGGAGCTGATTACCATTGCCTCAAGTTCTTTGATCTCTGCATCGACAACGACGACGCAGCCCGGAAGCGTGTCACAGAAGGTTTGCGACTGACCCGTCCTGATCTGGTGATCACCGCTCCACCGGTCGATTACATGACCGATCACGAGATGACCAGCAAACTCGTCCGCGATGCGTGCTTCGCAGCTTCGGTTCCGAACTACTCCACCGAACAATGGGACCCCGCCCCGCCGACGTCGCGAATTCCTTACCTGTACTATGTCGATCCAATCGAGGGAGTCGACTGGTTTGGTAATCCGGTTCCTCGCGATTTTGTGATCGATGTCTCGTCGACGATGGAGCGAAAAATCGACATGCTCGCCTGTCATGCAAGTCAGCGTGACTGGCTTCGCCAACAGCACGGGATGGACGAGTATCTCGACAGTTGCCGACGCTGGTCCGCCAAGCGGGGCGAAGAAATTGGTGTCGCCTACGGAGAAGGATTTCGGCAACACGTCGGTCATCCTTACCCTCACGACAACAAACTGCTCGAACTGCTGAGCAGCTAG